The Daphnia pulex isolate KAP4 chromosome 7, ASM2113471v1 genome includes the window GACTTTCGACTAATAACGTTGAGTTGGGATTCACTTGGGAATTCTCCCGAGTTTGCTCTGACCTGTCACATTTCATAATTCAgtctcatttatttattcctacATATTTACACGAATCATAAATTTGGGTAACCAACCAGAAAGGCAGAAATGATTTGtctgaaataaattcaattccgtTCTTTTTCTGTCAATTTCCAATCAAAACTAGTCTGTCAAAATCTCTTATGTGGTGTGGTCcgattgaatttaaattttcaattctttaaaaattaaaattgcaatgatttaataaattttaatttctttctcactttgtgtctttttttcttgattagaaaCTGAATTTAATTTGAACCACTTTGTCGAATTTGGAATTTCCCGGGTTAAGCAAAATATCACAcctagcagacgaaaaaataaacaaaacacaaatggATTTGGTCGAGGGAAAGTTGTGGATCGGTAATTGAGTTTCCGCCTCATCTCAATCGAATTTTTTCAGTCATCCGTGATTCGTTTTAAAATCTCGTTATACTTAATTGTCATCTAGGGGGTTTGTCTGCAGCTCTGGATGGCAAGCTACTACACGATCAAGAAATCGTTGCTATCGTAACTGTTGATATTAAACCTCTGCCCCCTAACGGGAATCTCGATTACCTATTTATCCCGGGTAAATATTTGAtatgtttgattgattttttctacTGTGTACTATATACTTCTCTGGTCTTGGGTTTCAGCTCATGATGTCTGTGAACAGGATTTACTTGGCTGTTTTCGTTCAGTCTTTGAGTTCATTGAGAAGGGAATTAAGCATGGTGGTGTCCTCGTTCACTGGTATTATGACTTCTTcaactttcaaaaatgtttttaatggGCCTTAAGCCAAGACATGTGTATGTTTCATAGTTTTCATGGAGTGTCAAGGAGTGCAGCCCTAGTCATCAGCTACCTTCAGAATAAGCACAACATTTCAACTGATGAAGCACTGGCAAGGTTGGATTTAGTTTCTATTAAACAATCTTTAGACCAGGCAATCTTACAAAGCCTTAATAAATAACATTCTGCTTTATAGACTTCAGGCAGTAAGGCCTTCAGTCATGCCTAATGAAGGTTTCATGGCACAGCTCAGGCTTTATAGATTACTCCTACAATTGGACAAGATGGATTCCACGGTCATGAAGTGGTATAATTTACAGAGAACCACCAAAACACACACTCATCGTAAGAAGAGGTTTCCATAAATTATGTCCATGTCAAATAACTAAAACATTAATTTCTTCAGGCCCAGATATATTCCCAGTGGTGCCTTCCCATGCAAGATCATCATCTGCTTTAAAATGCAGAACTTGCAGGTGAAGTATTCAGTATCatcatttgttattcattcatttgaattattgATCCATTTCTCAGGCATGTTCTGGCTCACGGAGAAGATATCTTGCATCACAAACCTGGAGAAGAAGCTGACTGGAAAGATCTTTCTTGGGTTCAGTTTGCTCTTTCGGATAACGCCAGAACAGAATCGTGTCGTCAAGCCTTTTTTGTCATACCACCAACTTGGATCAATGCAATCAATGCGCCACAGGGGAAGCTCAACTGTCCGAAATGTCGGAGCAAACTCGGGGCATTCAGCTGGAACCAAAGTCTCAAATGTCCTTGCGCCGCTTCATTCCAACCCGCTTTCTATTTCACACCGTCAAGAGTCGATTTCATCGTCAACAAGTGAGTTGCAATAAActttatttgaaattccccAAAACACGTAACCCTGGTTTTTAAAGTAGAAGGAATGATGTGTTATAAGACACAGTGAAGCGCTACAGCTGGCTGGCTGCGCTTTTATCGAGGATCCAAAGCAATTCCAGCGGCTTGACACGGTTAGCCGGCAAGTCTTCTTTATCCTTTAACAAGCGCTGCAAAAGTAACGtacaaattaatttaaggGTGAAAAAAGACGAACCAATCAATTTATTAGATGTACATACCTTAACCAAGTCTGCTTTTCCAGCCCCAGCGAAAGCGAAGGCTGCGCAAAGAGCGTTGTTTATGATTGGATAGGTTAGCGTGACACGGCACGGCGGTGGCTTGGGTGAATCCTCAATTGAAGTCACCCACCTATCCGTTACATCCAATAGCGGATGACCTAAATTGATTAGCACACGTCAGAATCAATGTCTAAGCATCGACCcatcgtaaaaagaaattggatgaaatatatatattatataccaACCTGGGAAAAGAGAGCAAGTGTGGCCATCTGGGCCTGCTCCAACGagtagaaaatcaaatttcggtAAACCTACGACATCGGGGTACAGAGCTTTTAGCTTGCGTTCATAATCTTCGGCAGCGTCCTTTGCTATACAAGAAATGCCACGTCATCAAACAGTTGGGTctaatttagattttgttaATGATACCAGACAATGAAGGATCGATAACGACGAAATTTTCATCAGTAAGAGGGATTTTAGAGAAtaattggtttttgtagacacTAAATGTACATTCGGCGTCGTCAAATGGTACGATTCGTTCATCACAGAAAATGAACTTCCATTTAGTCCAGTCTGATGTAATCATAGGCAAGCCTTTGCAGAAAAATGTGCAAGCTGAACCTCCTGTTAATTAAGATGGATTATGtaattatgttttgtttttatggcaTCCCAATTATTTACATCTTTATTTTGGAATAACTTGTCATAGGTAATGAGACCCACCTGATAAGCCGATAACGAAACGATCTCGCTCAGCAATGGCTGCCTTGGATTTCTCCTCGACAAAGTGAACCAGTGCGTGAACGACTTGTTCCTCTGAATcaactatttcaattttttccatgTTGCTACTTGATTCTGCGTTTAAATTAACGTATGAAGATCCGCGTTGATTGCCGGCAACACTTTGACACTCCCTGCAGTAGCAGAAGACACGAGATAACCACGAGGCAGACGACATATCAAACTTGCACCAAgtgtgtttgttattttttgagtTGCCCTGGAAAAGTTTCTAAAAGTTTGGTTAGAATAGGATAATTAGAGCGTGAAAGTATGGCTGTTTCCACGTCAGTTGCAACGATAAGGGAGGCCTGGTTTCAATTGAATGGTGTCATGTGTATTTACAAACCTACCAAAATTTCATGGAAGCAGTTAAGAAACACGCTCGCATTCAACATCTGCCGAGGTATCTACCGAAAGTCTTTAGTTGATAAAAACGTTGACATTAATATaatgtttatttatattttagatATTAATCAACTCGAAGAGACTCCACCAAGAAAATTTGTAAACATTGAATCTATTACACCCGATAATCAACTTGATGGAGAACTCGTTGCACCTACCAGTTATGGGgtaaccacaacaacaaatcttACTGATCACAAGCTTGTTAGAGGACCAGCAATACAGTTAGATGACATCAGATTATTTCATGCAAACAGAACAGGATACAATACTTCTGGGGTGCTTGGTAGGCAtgcataaaacaattttaagtTTATTCAAATACTGAAATTCATCATTATTTCAGTGGTGGGACTCAACAAAGGTAACCGGTATATTGACAAGTTGAATCTCAGTAGACCTACTAGTGTCTACCAAGTAAAAGGTGAATTTGGCATAGCCACTGATACCCATTGGGATGACGGCAAGGTTTGGGAAAAAGCTACTTATGCACATCTATCCAAAGGCAGTATAGATAGGGTGATGGCCTCAATTCAAGCATCTAATCAGAAGAGTTTATTCCAGTAAGAAATTTTGGTCTTTTACTAGAATCTCAATCTAACCTTGTGTAATATCCTACAGGTACTGTGGAGTAGATCCTAACAGTCAAACAGCTTATGAGCTTGCCAGTACAGGTTTACTTCGACCAGCTGTTAAAGGACCTACTGTTGTGTATGGAATTAGATGTATCCATTTTGAACCTCCAAATTTTACACTGGgtaattcaattcattaaaacGTTGATTGTTGTGTCGCATAGCTTGATGATATTTTGTCTTGTTAGAAATCCATTGCATAAACGAAAACGAAGAATACTTTGCAATTATGATCCATGACTTGGGTCTAACACTGAAGACAACCGCCGTGTGCAAACAGATACGTTGCATCCGCTACGGATGTTTTACTGTGGAAGACGCGTTACTCAGAAAACATTGGTCACTTAAGTACCTTCCGGATCATATGAGTTTGTGCCATACGAAACTTAAAACTCTTCCACGTCCAACACCACAACTGTCCGTTTACGAGCAGCCATCGTCaagtcaaattgaaaaatgttgaaaaattacGTAATCTATGACCTTATATTAACGAGTACGCGTGGAATATAACAGcccaagaaaaatacaacGTAAAAGTAGTGTTATAAACTTATAATAGTAATCAGTACTTTACAGATAATGAAGGCCGAGAGCAGTTTCATAGCGCTCCTCTAATAGAGAATCCGTACTGTAAACATGGAAGAAAAACGCCATTCCCagatttttgaattcattataAGGAAAATTCACTAATCGGAGACCTATTAGATGATGGACTGTCTTCGGATGATTCGCTCATTTCTCTTAGTCCGAGAATTCGACGGACCTCAGAGCCCACCGATGGAGAATCTTTGAGTTGTATGAATATTCCTTCCGCCTTGGCTAAAGCTTCTTCCAGGTCAATGTACAATGCCAGATCGTTCACATGCTGTCAACAAAAACACATTAGAAGGtacgaaatttgaaaaacaaattgtaattGTCCTGGTACCTTGAGAATTTCAGTAAATCCGAAGCGATTTTCTAAAATTGTGTTTCTTTGACTATCCAAAATACTGAGAGCAACCAGCAAGTGAAAGTTGGTAGCTGAAAGTGACTCTTCGTCGCCGTGGAACGGTCCATCCGTCCAAAAGACTTCCCATAAGCGCAAGATTTGGGGGTAATTAAACTCACGCTTGAACAGGACCAAAAGCCAGCGAaagcagaaaaacaaattgccaGAATCGCGAGTGTCAAGATAGGAAGCCAAGTGCGGATCAACAGCTTGTACAAGCATTCGGAGCTGACTCAATTGACGTTTAATGCCAGCCTGGTCTAGGTGAAAGTTTAAACTCTGCATggagagaattttttaaagcttaAACCTGAGAGCTGCCTGTTATTAGAACTTCGAAGAGCTATAGCACTTACTACACGCTCCATGTACGCCGAAAAACACCAAAAGGCATCCACCTCGTCGTCTAAAACGAAGAGAAGTGGAGCAAGCAAATCACTCATACCCTGTTAccaaaaataatcattaaaaaatgatttcctcATGCCAAAATATTACATTTACCTGGACATATCCGAGGTCGAAATCATACAAACAATAGGTCATCAGGACATCACGAAGAGTAGAAACATTTGTATTGTTTTCGCCGGCATAGTAAGAAATGGTCCGGTCTGTTCGGTTGACATCTTTTTCTACAAGTATTTCGATGCGTTAAAATACGACTAAGAATTCCAATGTGTTTGCATGATAATTACCGATCAAATCTTTTCGTTGCTTGAAGGAGGCGAAACGGGATTCTTGGAGAGCAGAAAGTGAACGCCACTGAAGCTTCATACGAAAGTATTCCTCGACTTTCTTGTCGCgtaactcttttctttcgaccTGACTCGTGTGCCAGGGATAGTAGCCTAGAAGAAACTTCCACACTTCACTACGGATAGATGGCTCGATCCCCTAAGGCATTTactagaattatttttaattcaaataataatgcatTTGATTTTACTTACCCCCCGAAATATTTTGATGCGGATTTCTTGGGATTTCTCGATTCTCCCTTCTTCATCGAAATAAGTTTGCCATTCGATTTCAGTTAAGGGTTGTCCTCGATTAACTCTTGGTCTCGGGATAAGGTCTGCCACTGGCGGTTGAATTACTTCGTAACTGGAATTGttttaaagctttttttttagtacatttaataattaattgaaaatgaatacgGTGTACCCTTCAACTGACGAATCTGAGCTGCCCACTAGCATTGTGCTTTCGTCAGCATCATTACTACTCGCAATTGGAACTCTTTGGGCTGTAGTCGTGGGCTCGTCTAGTGTTAAACTTTTCTGAAGTAACTCTGCAATATCTTCATTGGCCTTCACCTCTTCGTGGACTAGAAAACAAGTAAACCGTTCAATTTATATTAAACAATAACTTTTAAGAATATAAGTACTTACGTAAGTAGTCTGATATTTTCGAAAAAGCAGTCATGGTTGCAGTGTAGGGATCTCTCTTTAAGTCATTAACGAATCTCCAAGCTCCAACACCGATCTGACCCAATTGACCTGAATTTTGCAACATAATAGTTTAACTTTGTTTAGAGACTCGTTGTTGTGGAAAtctaaaagggggaaaatacCTAATCTAGCATATCCGGCTGAATGCATAGCTGGGTTTCGGTCAGGGAAAAGGCGCAGCTCAGCTAACGATCGCTCGTATGGATCTCTTCTTAATTTAGGGGTCTTGGGTTCACACAAAATCATCGAGTCATCATGGCAAGATCTAGCAATTAATGGTAATATAACTATAATATACTTGGGGTTGGAAGCTTATTAACTGTACCGTTTTAACACTAAATGTTGAGTAAGAGCATCAAGAAGACCATGAGTTGATCCACCCGGAAAAATAAGGTTAGAATATGTAGTTCCATCAGTTTGCACAAATGTTACACTGCACGTCCGACCAGGATCAGCCTTTGCCCCACTTGTGTGCCTTCTAGGTTGTCCTAAAATCAATACATAgttatgaataaaataaaataattaaaaaataagaatacaaGTACCACTGCTGTCAGAAATAGGAGATAAACAAATGCATTTCAAATCTTCAACTTCAAAACGAATAGGTCTTCCAGTACCATTGCTATGATAACCAACTGAACCTTGATTAGGATTAATTACTGTCCAATCAGTGTCTGTAGAGCCAGAGTATGGTAGACCTGCACTATTTTCTTCACTTAACCATAACATATATATCCCCGTTTTctgaatgaatgaatattaCATGAGTTATATGTCAGAACATAAATtggatctaaaaaaaagaaacctctTTAACAATGCGCAGTTTTCCCAGATGAAGATTAGAGTTGTCACCACTGATTCCCTTGGTAGTCAACAAAACTCCGTCTTGTTCGTAGAGGAGGAACTGGAAAGAGGcgtaataaagaaaattcattcatttattcacTGAATCATAACGAAAGTAACAAGAAAGTAAGCTTACCGATCCTCCAGCTTCTGAGTTATCCATAAAAATGTTCGGGGCGAACTTTTTTTACGATGGAATCCAGattgaaaaacttttgatgACTCAACGTGACGCAAGAGAAATGGTAAACAATGTGAATTCTGATTATTTCTGAAACGACATTGAAAAAGCGACTTTTTGTTCgagaaaatggcaacgctgtaatttaaaatcatAACACTTTCCCTCGTTTTTCATTCTATCCATTTTGGCGCTTTTCCTCGTCTCGTCGATCAGAGCACTCAGCAGTCTGTGGAGTGAACGTCTGAAGAGATTAAATATTAGTTTGGGTAATAATACAAGTATTCCCCTCGATAATTGTTTTCTCATTATGAAACTGATTACGTTTTCTCTAATGCTATGTAATGCTtgtgttattgttttattactcTATGTGTTTGTTGCTTGCAGGTTACTTGTGTATTGAACACTGGTTTTTGCCCATGgtacaaatttatttaaatatgcaGGAAGAAATGTAACAAGGGCTAAGACTCCCATctgtagtagcagcagcagttgacaGTGAAAGTTAATAATGGAGGAGGAACTCATCGTCTCAACTATCCAAAAGTTTGGAACCACATGTCTGAGTAAGTGGAAATTGATTTACTACATGCTACCTACTTAAATTTGTCACATATGTTGTCTATGCGTGATGTGAAGCTTGAAATATCTTGTAAATTCTTTCCTCAGTCAAACTGGAGCTAGTGATATAGTTACTTAACTTAATCgacaattattaaaatttttatggaAGCTAGAGCCCAGAGGATATCATTCAAAACTATTTAGATTAGCATCTCACAGCAATTTAGCGTGAccgaactgttttttttttatacaacgACTTGTTATACTTAATGGTAAAAGCAAGCACTGTACTAGAATCCTGAGGTGGCCGTCGAAAATTTGTTCCTCAGACCTTTGACGATTTCGGCTTCTGTTGTTGACTTTTCAATTCGAAGAATTACACACAATTTTGCAATATCCTTCATTGGTAGCTGCCAAACCTGCCATAAAGCTGCGTTAGTATTCGACTTAAAAAGTAACAACGATTCAAGGTTTTAAAGTAGCCTAGTACCAGCCAGCTGTTTCGTGAATTCTGCCTTCGTAATCACGAAATCTTGCTTAAGTACCGCTacatctaattaaaaaaaaagttccttcaGTAATTTTGCAGGCATTCACGCTGTTTTCATGTGGTTACGTAccatccaatttttttgtcgCGTTCACCCAATCTTGTCTGATTACTGCCAGATCTAATCAAAGTTGTACGAATATTAGGATATAACCATTCCATTACTATTTAAACGGCCGTACCgtcaaattgttttgtgtAATCCGATTTCATTTCGTTCACAAAAGATTGTTTAGCTACTGCCAAATCTAAtgaaaattcagattttttccactttgaaatctagcttttttattttcaaattattacaacAGTAccatcaaatgtttttgtatAATCCGCTTTCATAGCGCTCACCAAGTCTTGCTGAGTTGCCGCCatatctaaaacaaaatcgttactgttattattatcattttttcattggaataatTTTGCGAAATAGGTTACCGTCCAATTGTTTTGTGTAATCTGCTTTCATGGCGTCCACTAATTCTTGATGAGCTACAGCCAAATCTAATAATGGATCGTTAGTCTTTTCCCGCACGATTATATGGCTagacattttaaatattaccgTCCAACTGTCTTGCGTAATCTGCTTTCGTGCTTGTCAAATCTTGCTTGAGAACTGCaaaatctattaaaacatttatcgCTAACTCCAATAAGAATACCACTCTTAATATTGAAAAGATTACCATCCagttgttttaaatattctgCTTTAGCGCCCACTAAATCCTTCCAAGTAGCTGccaaatgtaataaaaatattcttccTAGGTTATTTACGTTCAAAACATGATAATCTGTTGAAGTATATTACCATCTAATTCCTTCGTAGTATTCATCGCACTTTGCTTGATTATTGCCAAATCTGCTCGgaatatttcattaaaattagAGTGTTAACTTTTACGCCTAGAATATTGAAATATTGCCTGTCAGCTGTTTTGCATAATCCGATTTAGTTTTCATCCAATCTTGCTTTATCGCCGCCATAACTAATAAAATTCTCTCAATTATTTTTGGACGAATAGCCATTTTAAAGGTTTAGGAAATGTTAGAATATTTACCCTCCGATTGTTTTGCGTACGCCAATTGAGCGTTCATATAAGCTTCTTGCGTTGCTGCAAATGTTGTGAAAAATTATAGGAAATGTGTTTCGAATTTTAAACAATCAGCTATTACCGTCCAGTCGTTTTGTTGCGTTTATCAAATCAGCCTTTATTGCTGTCATGTCTAATCAcccaaaattgattttaaaacttGGAATGTTGATCTTAAAATTATATTACCACTCAATTTAGTTGAGTAATCCACTTTTGCGATCACCAATCCCTGCTTAATTATCGCCATAtctaagcaaacaaaaatgtttgtaaaACTTAatacaacacatttttaaactGCTGAATGCTACCCTCCGATTGCTTCGTGTAATCCGCTTTTGCGCTCgttaaacttttttgaattGCTGAAATGACAATATTCCgttctatttcaaaatttgaaatccagggagataaaaaaaaatattttaccatccAGTTGTTTCGTGGCGCTCATCAAATCTCGCTTAATTACTGCCAAAtctatttcaaaatgtttttgatgaaAGTAAAGTCGCTTAAAATATTGATGTATTACCATCCTGTTGTTTGGTGTAATTCGCAATAGCTCTCTGTAAATGATGTTGAGTTACTACCGAATTTTATCAAGAACTTATTAGTGACGACTTTTAAGAAAACTgcagaaaaattttaactttaccATCCCACTCTTTTGAAAAGTTTGATTTTGCGCTCAACaaatcttgttttatttctgcAAAACCTATCGGAACATTTGTTATTATGTGAAATCTATTACATACTCTCCACAAAGATATTACCATTCAATTGGTCGTCATATCCCTTCTTGGCCTTTTCTAAATGCCCAAGGGTTTCTGCAAATAAGATGAGAGGTTTCCTATTGTTTACTCAAACAGTGAAACAAATAAGACGTTACTTACCACCCAGATGTTTAGTTCCGCTTATCAAATCTTGTTTGAGTATTTCCAAACCTATTATCGAcgtgcaataaaaaaaaaatgattaacgATTTCCAATACTGATGATTCAACTGTAGAAAGGTTACCGTGCAATTGATTCGTGTAATTGGTTTTTGTGctcatcatttctcttttgatcGCTGAAATTGCtgagaaaataattatgttaGGCCAATTGTAAATGAAGTCTACTACAATTATGACATCTCACCATCGGATTCCTTTTTATAACCTACTCTAGCGGTTATCAAATCTTTCTGCGTTGctgatatttatttaaaatcgaAATTATTAGCGTCCGTTCTATCAAAATCGATCAAATTTATTACCATCTAATTGTTTTGTGACGTTCATCAAATCCTGCTTGATTACTGAAATGTCTAGGGAAGGTAGAAACATTTTATGGCAACGCTTAAACACCGTAGAGGAAAAGTTAGATTATTTACCTTCCAACTGTTTCGTATAGTCCAATTTGGTATTCTTCAAATCTTGCTTAATGGCTGAGTAATCTATTGaaaatgtgatgaattttaaagaaatattaacaTGTTAAATCACAAATACTTACCGGTTAATTGTTTTGCATAATCAGCTTTAGCACTCAACAAATCTTGCCTAATTAGTGTCACATCTAATAATTTTCATCGCATTTTACTTTCCCAATTTATTCaatataattaaattattttactaatTCCAATATTACCATCCAGTTGTTTGATGAAATTCGATTTGGTGCTTATCAACTCTTGCTTAATCACTGAAATTTCTAAGAAAATTACGCTATTAACTTCAGTAGTAGGCTGGTAGTAGGCTACAAAAAATCAGGCTGTTGGAAATTACCATCAAACTGTTTTTTGTATTCCATCTTAGCGGCTGTCAAATCTTGTTGGGTGGCTGTAAAATGTATTCGAAACTTTTGTTGTAtccacttaaaaaaattattttcacctttttgaaatatgttACCATCCAATTGTCGAGTGGCATTCACTACGCCTTGCTTGATTACTGAAATATCTAGTTAAAAAtttgggagatatttaaaatatcaaaGCCGATTAAATTGTCAAAGAGAATTACCAATCAATTGCTTTTCATAGTCAGTCTTGGTGCTCagcaaattctttttgattgcCGCCATatctaataaaatgttgaagtattaataaaaaatcaacaactgttgcaaaatatttaaaccGCCGACATATGTATGTACCGTCAAATTCTTTGGCATAATCCGATTTGGTACTCGCCAGTTGTTGTCGAGTTTCTGCCAAATCTAAACGGAGTGCCATAAGCAATTGCTACTAATACAATAgccattaaaaaattaccctCTAATTGTTTTGCGTAATCCGATTTTGCGTTCACCAAGTCCTGCTTCATTGCTGCCCATTCTAATTCCGAATAGTATTAGCgtctacttaaaaaaataatcaatgcAAATATTACCATCCATTTGTTTTGCGTAATCCGCCTTCATGGCGCTGACTAAATCCTGTTGAGTCGCTGTCAAatctaaatcaaatttcccTTGGCTCTTATATGCATCAAAATGTAACTTTTGACAACATCAGTTTACCTTCAAACtgcttttttgtgtttatgaGATCTTGCTTGATAGTGGTTATGTCTAATCAGATTTTGTATTAGTAAAACAGTTCCAAAACTCACCAAGCTATCTGAACAGTACCTTCAAATTGTTTAGTGAATTCCTCCTTGGTGCTGACCAGTTCTTGCTTAATAACCTCAATATCTAATCGAAAATGCAATTGGTAATCATATCAAAAGTAGTCTCGAACCATTATTGAACCATTACCGTCTAATTGTTTTGAGTAATCCGTCCTGGCACTCACCAAATCTTGTTTAATATCCGTTAAACCTTCAGAagtttctgaaaaataaaattatacgGATTaacttaacttttaaaatgcaattaatttttttcacaatagACAAGCTTGCCTTTTACACTCGTCTTTAAATTCACAACTTCCGTCATCGTTTCAGCTAGGatatgaaatgatttttctaagCGTTGGGAAGTATTATTCAACTGCAGAGTAGTCTCTGAAAATCGCaaccaaatttaatttttcgcaTTAGTTAAGGTTAATCTTAATAATGTACCCTGTAAGTTCTTTGCTAATGTCTCTGTGGTTTGTTCTAGTTTTTCGAATCGCGTCGATGTCCGTCGAAAAAGGATATTTCGCCCCATCCTCACAGCCAGGTCGTCGGAGTCCACTTCTGCACGACGATTACTACTCCAATCGTCCGCCAACTGGGCCGATACGACACAGGCCAGCGCCAGAACTACGGCGACAAACTGAAATGGGATGATGCAAATGGTAAGTGACACATTTCTCTCCCTAATTCATTCACGAATAATTAAGGCGGACGTCAACTTACTGAAAACTTCATGTTGCTCCGACTCGGATGTAGACTGAATAATGTCCTGGCCATCAAACCTTTTATAGTCTACTTATCCTGTTTGACGTTTGTTATCAGCTTATTCGTGAGGGCAAGTTCGTATACTTCCTaggaatttcaattaaacCCAATCGAGTGCGCACCATTGATTGGGATAAGTGTACATGTGTGTACACATACTCTTGAATCGCCCAGGCCATTGTCCTTGGATGACCGTAAATATGCAGCTTAACTAGTTAGTCTCACAATTCGAATTTGCGGGGATTGGCTATTACCGTTATTATGCTCGAATGAATTACCTGTTTCCATTTCGTGCGGTTTCAAAAGTATAAACTCgtttgtttgactttttttttttttaataagctTTGGTTTTAGTGGATTCACAGAGCGTAAGACCACTTCTTATCGACACGTTTTAGTTTTTTCGAGATCCATTTGAACGGAATGGAGAATCCAGGCGATCAAGTCGTTAGCTCATAAATAATTCTCCACTGAATAGAAAACCAAGTA containing:
- the LOC124197166 gene encoding nucleoporin nup211-like isoform X6, whose amino-acid sequence is MARTLFSLHPSRSNMKFSFVAVVLALACVVSAQLADDWSSNRRAEVDSDDLAVRMGRNILFRRTSTRFEKLEQTTETLAKNLQETTLQLNNTSQRLEKSFHILAETMTEVVNLKTSVKETSEGLTDIKQDLVSARTDYSKQLDDIEVIKQELVSTKEEFTKQFEDITTIKQDLINTKKQFEDLTATQQDLVSAMKADYAKQMDEWAAMKQDLVNAKSDYAKQLEDMAAIKKNLLSTKTDYEKQLIDISVIKQGVVNATRQLDATQQDLTAAKMEYKKQFDEISVIKQELISTKSNFIKQLDDVTLIRQDLLSAKADYAKQLTDYSAIKQDLKNTKLDYTKQLEDISVIKQDLMNVTKQLDATQKDLITARVGYKKESDAISAIKREMMSTKTNYTNQLHGLEILKQDLISGTKHLGETLGHLEKAKKGYDDQLNGFAEIKQDLLSAKSNFSKEWDVTQHHLQRAIANYTKQQDDLAVIKRDLMSATKQLDAIQKSLTSAKADYTKQSEDMAIIKQGLVIAKVDYSTKLSDMTAIKADLINATKRLDATQEAYMNAQLAYAKQSEVMAAIKQDWMKTKSDYAKQLTDLAIIKQSAMNTTKELDATWKDLVGAKAEYLKQLDAINVLIDFAVLKQDLTSTKADYARQLDDLAVAHQELVDAMKADYTKQLDDMAATQQDLVSAMKADYTKTFDDLAVAKQSFVNEMKSDYTKQFDDLAVIRQDWVNATKKLDDVAVLKQDFVITKAEFTKQLAGLAATNEGYCKIVCNSSN
- the LOC124197166 gene encoding uveal autoantigen with coiled-coil domains and ankyrin repeats-like isoform X4, which codes for MARTLFSLHPSRSNMKFSFVAVVLALACVVSAQLADDWSSNRRAEVDSDDLAVRMGRNILFRRTSTRFEKLEQTTETLAKNLQETTLQLNNTSQRLEKSFHILAETMTEVVNLKTSVKETSEGLTDIKQDLVSARTDYSKQLDDIEVIKQELVSTKEEFTKQFEDITTIKQDLINTKKQFEDLTATQQDLVSAMKADYAKQMDEWAAMKQDLVNAKSDYAKQLEDLAETRQQLASTKSDYAKEFDDMAAIKKNLLSTKTDYEKQLIDISVIKQGVVNATRQLDATQQDLTAAKMEYKKQFDVIKQELISTKSNFIKQLDDVTLIRQDLLSAKADYAKQLTDYSAIKQDLKNTKLDYTKQLEDISVIKQDLMNVTKQLDATQKDLITARVGYKKESDAISAIKREMMSTKTNYTNQLHGLEILKQDLISGTKHLGETLGHLEKAKKGYDDQLNGFAEIKQDLLSAKSNFSKEWDVTQHHLQRAIANYTKQQDDLAVIKRDLMSATKQLDAIQKSLTSAKADYTKQSEDMAIIKQGLVIAKVDYSTKLSDMTAIKADLINATKRLDATQEAYMNAQLAYAKQSEVMAAIKQDWMKTKSDYAKQLTDLAIIKQSAMNTTKELDATWKDLVGAKAEYLKQLDAINVLIDFAVLKQDLTSTKADYARQLDDLAVAHQELVDAMKADYTKQLDDMAATQQDLVSAMKADYTKTFDDLAVAKQSFVNEMKSDYTKQFDDLAVIRQDWVNATKKLDDVAVLKQDFVITKAEFTKQLAGLAATNEGYCKIVCNSSN
- the LOC124197166 gene encoding paramyosin-like isoform X5; this encodes MARTLFSLHPSRSNMKFSFVAVVLALACVVSAQLADDWSSNRRAEVDSDDLAVRMGRNILFRRTSTRFEKLEQTTETLAKNLQETTLQLNNTSQRLEKSFHILAETMTEVVNLKTSVKETSEGLTDIKQDLVSARTDYSKQLDDIEVIKQELVSTKEEFTKQFEDITTIKQDLINTKKQFEDLTATQQDLVSAMKADYAKQMDEWAAMKQDLVNAKSDYAKQLEDLAETRQQLASTKSDYAKEFDDMAAIKKNLLSTKTDYEKQLIDISVIKQGVVNATRQLDATQQDLTAAKMEYKKQFDEISVIKQELISTKSNFIKQLDDVTLIRQDLLSAKADYAKQLTDYSAIKQDLKNTKLDYTKQLEDISVIKQDLMNVTKQLDATQKDLITARVGYKKESDAISAIKREMMSTKTNYTNQLHGLEILKQDLISGTKHLGETLGHLEKAKKGYDDQLNGFAEIKQDLLSAKSNFSKEWDVTQHHLQRAIANYTKQQDDLAVIKRDLMSATKQLDAIQKSLTSAKADYTKQSEDMAIIKQGLVIAKVDYSTKLSDMTAIKADLINATKRLDATQEAYMNAQLAYAKQSEVMAAIKQDWMKTKSDYAKQLTDLAIIKQSAMNTTKELDATWKDLVGAKAEYLKQLDDFAVLKQDLTSTKADYARQLDDLAVAHQELVDAMKADYTKQLDDMAATQQDLVSAMKADYTKTFDDLAVAKQSFVNEMKSDYTKQFDDLAVIRQDWVNATKKLDDVAVLKQDFVITKAEFTKQLAGLAATNEGYCKIVCNSSN